CTGATCATCATGTGCAGCCAGATTATATTCCACTAGATTAATTGGAAGGCTGAATAAAGCTTTCTGTAAACCGGAAAGCTTTGACATCAGTTCAAGTAGCACTTCATATGAGATCGTCATGTTACTTTCACCCCACATTAAGTCTGACTATCCAGTGAGATTGAGATGTTAGATGACAATAAATCAAAATCTTCCATGTAAATAAAGAATCTTCATCTTAATTTATGTTATtgtgcatttttgtttgttttgggggcaTTTTTCAGGGATGCTGTGGTTGTCACTTGTTTCTGAGATGTTGTACATTATTCTGCTGGTGGTTGGCTTCAGTCTCATGTGTTTGGAGCTAGTGCACGCCAGCAATGTCATTGATGGACTCAAACTCAATGCCTTCGCTGCCATCTTTACAGTGCTTTCAGGTAGTGTGCTTGATTCTATTTTTCATTAACTATAATGCTTTTGTGACATTTCCTGCAGTGTACTGTATTCAAGTATCTGATTCTTGTTTCTAAGATTGTCATTTATCTTTGTAAGTCAGCTTTTGAAGTACAACATAACAAACATATCCTGGTTAATCTGTTGATAAGGAGGGAACTGTCCTTGAACCCGAGAAACATCCCTCTGGTTTCCTTGTAATGATCAGAAATAAATCTGAACTCAATTCAAAatctaaaaaagaaacagaagccTTGAGAAGAAAGCAGAGTGTCAGCTGAACAtgtttttcacttctttttcactcttttcTTCACTCCAAAATAACAGTTTGTAAATGAACCTTAGTAAATTACTTGGATGGGGATTTAAGGTTATCTACACCCGGATAACATCACTGTTTTTActtaaaatattcatatttcCGTACCCATGGAAAGGGCTGATTCTGCACTCGAAAGAAATCatcaaagtatttttttaatactgttcttcttttctgtttgtaCACTGGATCAGAAAAGCTTACTAACAATATACTGTGCATATGATTTCAGGTCTTCTTGGCATGGTGGCTCATGTCATGTACACACAGGTTTTCCAGGTCACCGTCAGCCTTGGCCCACCAGATTGGAGGCCCTACAACTGGGACTATGGCTGGTCTTTCTGGTAAGACTCTGCAAACATCCACCTCAGTACAGATAATTTTATACGCTGTGTTATTTATAGTGTTGCATAGATAGAGTTAAGTCAAATCGTTCTTTAAGAAACAGGATGAAGAAGTCCACTCTGCATGTCGCTGCCTCACACTGTCAGCAGAAGCTCTGATCTCACCTCTCTTCAGCATCACTGTCTGTAATGAAAAAAGCCCAAAGCTCTCGTGTTATGGTAGGATTAGGCTTTGGTGTCCAAAGCCCCAGTGCGGGTGTGATTAGAATTGCATAAGGGAATAATATTTTACTCCTTTACAATATGCACAGTATGCCGAAAATTCATTTTGGAGGCTAAACAATTCTTGACCTTCTGTGGGAATTATCCAGTCTGCATGAAAACGACATGGGATGATGATTTGATTGTCTGACCTCACATGCGAACCAGCCTGCTTGAGGAGACCAGAGGGACTTAAAGTGATTGGCACTAATCTTACCAAATACAGTGTCACGGTATTGAGGGTAAAACGTCAGAATGCCTCACCACACTGAAGCGCACCATTaggttttcactttttttgttagttttttttcagCTACCACATCtgtttattaaaatatgaattctCTTGCTGTTTTATATCAGCATGGCCTGGGCTTCCTTCACCTGCTGTATGGGTGCATCTGTCACCACCCTCAACTCCTATACGAAGACCGTCATTGAGTTCAGACACAAACGCAAGACCTTCGAGCAAAGCATCAGGGAGGAGGACGCACGGGAGGCATTCGGATATTTCCGGGAGCACTCTGTGCACTCCATCTCCAAATCTGTGGATTATTACTCTAGTCAGACCCTAAAGAGTGGCAGGAAAACTCCTATACCAGGTGACTCTCTGGACTTCAGTGACATTGCAAATTCTTTGGGGGAAGAGCAGTGCTGAGTGAGACAGGACAGTAGGTGGCGACATTTCTCTCAATGTGGCATCTCATTGGACTGAAGCATAGTTGTCTTTGGTAAGTGTTCACTGTGGGACCAACACCTACAAAGATAACAGGCCGCGGTGACACATTTTTAATACTGCCTTAATGAAAACCCATCATGAAGGTTCAAGTCATATAAGTTTAAAGTTGGAAAATTGCAGCTGACAAATGGGAAAAGTGGACatgaaggtgttttttttccttttgtgcaGCTTACCACGATGtagatttaaaatataatgttaAGTGTATCTATACTGTTTCAAAAGAATGAGTGTCTCTCTAATTCTTCTAGCCTTATTAGACATGTTCAGTCAGAAAATCTAACTGGGTTTTCATTATTGTGAATCAAAGCCATAAATATATACTGCAAATGATGTGCCTGTTTACAGTATTTATAGTACTATTTATTGTAAAATAGATGTCAATTATGTTTGTACACAGAATGATTGTTGGTAATAATgtatcatttttcttttgaatgTTCACCTTGGCTAAGTTTGATGGTCTCATAAAGCTCAAATAATTATCTGCAAAACACTTTTGATGGactagaattttttttttttaaactggaaaaGAAATTTACCACAGAGAataaaattcccataaacactagCACTATTGGAGTGATCACAGTCAGTACACCACATTTCTAACAGTGTAAGTCATTTTCATTTGATGATTCTGCTTTAACTGGAGAAAAGTAGAAACTTTATGATGGTTCTGCAGAGTGTTTCAGGCAAGTATGATGAATATTAAAGTTCCCCATTTCAAAATTGTGTTTTGATTGACTGTTACTTCCCCGCCACAAACACATCTGGGGTTTTTAGTGTGATACACTGATTCAAATATAGAACAcacagtttattaaacttttcaattacatttttgaactgtaaaaatataacaaagtggattttttttttttttgcacaaataaaaaaataatattcaacctagtagtttttttttcctgtgtctgGAAAGTGTTCTAAAAATGACCACAACACGAGCAGATAGCTGTcatttgaaaaaacaacaaaatcaaaTGTAGCAATGTATGCATAGTTCCTGAAGAGGGCAGTGTTGTCTTTATCAGCCACTtggaaaaattacatttcactCCAGTAACAACTgtaactaattttgcaggggcattttttaatatttgccGTTATCTTGCCTTTtctattttacatttaattatgTGCAACAATTAACAACTTATACAAAAATTACATTACAAATGACACAAATTTATTTCTAGTGTTCATGTTTAGGATTACTCATCACACAAAGCTTACATACTATCATAGAAAGATTTCACTAAAATTTACTTGTATAAAAGTTGAATTAAGAGGTGGACCTGCACACTCATCTCCTTCATATACTTCACAAAGTGCAATTTCAGTCTTAAAAAGCCACTTGGATGTTTTTCATACATCTGTTTTTTCatcacagtaaaataaaactcaGCATTTTGTTCAGTAACCATCATCGTATTCATTCTGGGCCTCCTGCCGGGCTAGCATGGCCTGGATAAGAGCACTGGAGCCTGAAGGCCCAGGGTTTTGTGGCGGAGCAGTCATCCACTGAATTCTGTCATCTTCCTGTGCTTGCTGCCTGGCCTGCATGACCTGCATCATGACATTTGACACTGGATGCGGCAGGTCACCCATGTCATCGTCTGTgtcctctgctcttcttctgGCTTGCATGGCCTGTGTGACGGCACTGGATCTGTTGAAAACGTCATATTGATTATTCTCTTCATCTTCCACCCTGTTTCTGGCTGCCATGGCCTGAGCAAGTGCACTGGAAGATGACGGGTTTTCATCATGCATCGGATACTGATCTTCATTCTCCTGGTCAGCTAGTTGACGGGCCAACATGGCTTGCATCAGAGGACTAGAGTTGGACATTTCAGAAGGAACGGGTACTCCACCAATGCTGTatcttctctcctcctcttcaagTTCCTGACGTGCAAGTAAAGCTTGAACCATGGCATTTGAGTTGGACTGATCACCAGATGAGTGATCATCTGCATGCTGTTTCATGctctaaacagaaaataaaatattcagtaAGGCTGATAACAAGCTTCTACATGCAAAGTGATGAAATAAGCATGAAATAATTTTCACAACAAAcccctttttgtttcttttgtttggtgtttttgtttgggaGAGATTTTTGAAGGTCCTGTAACCTTTCTAACAAGAAGGACTTGTCTTTCCCTTCCTGGTGGGGGGGGGAAACAGAAGCAGTCaggcaaacaaaaacagaaaaacataaacaaaatgtaaatgtaaatctaTTCAAGACTAGACAAGTTCCCACTTGCTCCTGAGGTCTGTTGAAATATATACTAAGGGAAAAAGTTTCTAGAATAAACTCACGTTGACAATCTGTTGTCTCAGACGACGAATAAGCTCCTTTCGGCCATTAGTGACTTGCCACAATATGTATATGATGACACTGAGCAGTAAAATTGCACACAGGAAAACCATTTGCTTAATGACACAAAATTTGCATCAGTATACATGAGCATTCATATGCAAAGCTCAGTTATATGCAAAACATGGCTTGGACTTTTTCAGTCAACATTACAAAGTACATGCTGTGGACATAAGACAGCACTTGCACTATGCACTTACAGGATGATGAGTGTGATCAGAAAATAGAAGATTTCACTCAGGATGACATTATTGTAAATCTCGACGACCCACTGAGAGCCAGTGACGTTTTTTAGATCATCTATCCAGACATCAACCGCACTGAAGGAATTGTTGAGTCCACGAAAAGGGCCACAGCCCTCTGAGGGAGTCAGGCTATGGAGCAAGACAGAGTGAACAAAACAAGACTGAGGCTGGAACTTTTCTGTATTATCAGTACAAAATGCATTATTAATCAAAGacaaatgtattattttattttatcttagaaaagaataaaatagaattgatGGATATATTTTTTTAGCAGTTCAAGTCATGTCCTCTTACCTCCAGGCAGTGTATGCAACAATTGACAGGGCTCCCACAAAGAACGGGAAGAAGAGAAGGAAGATGAAGATGGTTTGCATCTGAGCTGCCCTGCCAGATCGCCGCGGGGGCTGACAGTTATGTGTGAGACTGACCTGAGAagtgcaaaaaacaaacttgtacTACCCCATAAATACACATCCATAAACAAATatattattgatttattttcgTAGTAACTTAATAAACTTATAAACTTGCTATAAGCTAATAAACTTGTGAGCTCATTTAAGCCCATAACAGAAAACAGAGCTTGGAACTGACTTTTTTAAAGATCATTCAGCAGGTTCATGAAACACACAGCATCAGCAGATCCGGCCTAGATCAAATTACAAATCCTACAAAGTTCATTAAATTTCAGTGATTGATTGATCTTGTCTGGTACCATTAAACCATAATGGTTACTCCTTAAATCCGAAACCCAGGCTGTCTTTTCCATTACCCAAAATAAAGCATCTATTCAATGTGATGAAaggattttaattaattattgactgAGGTGCGCAAATAGAGTAACACGACCCTTATGGAGCATGGAGCAGTCCTGGTAGCAGCATTTACCTTCTTTAGATAAAACAGGATGAGGAATTTGAGAATCTGCATGGCAGGTAGCAGAGGAGAGAAGTAGATTCCAATCCTGTGGAGAGAAAACAGACGATcgcatttaaataatttaaaaag
This sequence is a window from Oreochromis niloticus isolate F11D_XX linkage group LG6, O_niloticus_UMD_NMBU, whole genome shotgun sequence. Protein-coding genes within it:
- the LOC100690221 gene encoding germ cell-specific gene 1-like protein; its protein translation is MRMSRRSRTLLSLSLNFFALFFSITAFITTYWCVGTQRVPKPKCSKLRTHQCIDYGVNETDPNKVVYSWETGDDRFLFRQFHTGIWISCEENIHDESERCRSFIDLAPASEKGMLWLSLVSEMLYIILLVVGFSLMCLELVHASNVIDGLKLNAFAAIFTVLSGLLGMVAHVMYTQVFQVTVSLGPPDWRPYNWDYGWSFCMAWASFTCCMGASVTTLNSYTKTVIEFRHKRKTFEQSIREEDAREAFGYFREHSVHSISKSVDYYSSQTLKSGRKTPIPGDSLDFSDIANSLGEEQC